A genomic stretch from Sulfurimonas sediminis includes:
- a CDS encoding Uma2 family endonuclease codes for MGALHVEEIPRYTYEDYKLWDGKWELIDGYPYAMSPAPMIKHQKISNNIGWELKSIFQDCKKCQVLLPVDWKIAEDTIVQPDNSVICHEPKNEAYITQAPKIIFEVLSKATAKKDRGIKYDLYEKEGVNYYIIVDPQEENAKVYQLQNGVYVKMCDVSDGVVVFKIDECNKELPFDFSKIWK; via the coding sequence ATGGGCGCTTTACATGTAGAGGAAATACCACGCTATACTTATGAAGATTATAAATTATGGGATGGAAAGTGGGAGCTTATTGACGGGTATCCTTACGCTATGTCTCCCGCTCCTATGATAAAACATCAAAAAATTAGTAATAATATCGGATGGGAGTTGAAAAGTATTTTTCAAGATTGCAAAAAATGTCAGGTTTTACTCCCTGTGGACTGGAAAATAGCAGAAGATACTATTGTGCAACCGGATAACAGTGTAATATGCCATGAACCAAAAAATGAAGCCTACATAACACAGGCTCCAAAAATTATTTTTGAAGTGTTGTCCAAAGCAACCGCCAAAAAAGACAGAGGCATAAAATATGATTTGTATGAAAAAGAGGGTGTAAACTACTACATCATAGTTGACCCGCAAGAAGAAAATGCGAAAGTGTATCAGCTTCAAAACGGCGTATATGTAAAAATGTGTGACGTCAGTGACGGCGTTGTTGTGTTTAAAATAGACGAATGCAACAAAGAGTTACCGTTTGATTTTAGCAAGATTTGGAAATAG
- a CDS encoding transposase, whose translation MNHTKLHHISLQEHYQFVTFRTEESVDAYVRKLLENDEKESVKQFQIDNYLDSSKNGACLFDEAIDVFMDVILEEDEKLYDVEIMAIMPNHIHLLFKQNDDLGKIMQYIKGKSAVELNKFLQKSGKFWADGYYDKLIRDEEHYIKVYNYIKNNPLKAGLKDERVFSKYE comes from the coding sequence ATGAACCACACAAAACTGCATCATATCAGCCTTCAAGAGCATTACCAGTTTGTTACCTTTCGTACAGAGGAGAGTGTTGATGCCTATGTACGAAAACTTCTGGAAAATGATGAAAAAGAGTCTGTCAAGCAGTTTCAGATAGACAATTATTTAGACAGTTCAAAAAACGGTGCCTGTTTGTTTGATGAAGCGATTGATGTTTTTATGGATGTTATTTTGGAAGAAGATGAAAAACTTTATGATGTGGAAATTATGGCAATTATGCCAAATCATATTCATTTATTATTCAAGCAAAATGATGATTTAGGTAAAATTATGCAATACATCAAAGGTAAAAGTGCAGTTGAACTCAATAAATTTTTGCAAAAATCAGGAAAATTTTGGGCAGATGGGTATTATGACAAACTCATAAGAGATGAAGAACACTATATAAAAGTTTACAATTACATAAAAAACAACCCTCTCAAAGCCGGACTGAAGGATGAAAGAGTTTTTAGCAAATATGAGTAA
- a CDS encoding glycosyltransferase family 2 protein, with the protein MNISVIIPTYNRYKLLKRAIQSILLQTYLPKEIIVIDDGSTDATCNIQKDFPNIIYLYQKNRGVSAARNRGIEIAQSDWIAFLDSDDEFYPQKLQKQVDFHKENPDILMSYTQEQWVRNGVVVKIPKKYRKIGKDAFIENLSYCNIAPSSVMLHKSLLETVGLFDEHLEVCEDYDLWLRITCKHKIGLINEKLIRKYAGHDAQLGFRKNMDVYRIKALKKLLLTCKSEEKRLLIQNELAGKIVEQQKKGMKT; encoded by the coding sequence ATGAACATATCAGTAATTATTCCAACATACAACCGATACAAACTTTTAAAAAGAGCCATACAATCAATACTTCTGCAAACTTATCTGCCAAAAGAAATTATAGTAATAGATGACGGTTCTACTGATGCTACATGTAACATACAAAAAGATTTCCCAAACATTATTTATCTGTATCAAAAAAACAGGGGTGTTTCTGCTGCTCGTAACCGAGGTATAGAAATTGCACAAAGTGACTGGATAGCTTTTTTAGACTCAGATGATGAATTTTACCCCCAAAAACTACAAAAACAGGTAGATTTTCATAAAGAAAATCCGGATATTTTGATGAGTTATACGCAGGAGCAATGGGTAAGGAACGGTGTTGTGGTAAAAATACCTAAAAAATACAGAAAAATAGGAAAAGATGCTTTTATCGAAAATCTGTCATATTGCAATATTGCTCCATCCTCTGTCATGCTTCATAAAAGTTTGCTTGAAACAGTAGGACTTTTTGATGAGCATTTGGAAGTCTGTGAAGATTATGACCTGTGGCTTCGCATTACATGTAAGCATAAAATAGGGCTTATCAATGAAAAACTCATTAGAAAATATGCAGGGCATGATGCTCAACTCGGGTTTCGAAAAAATATGGATGTATACAGAATAAAAGCGCTTAAAAAACTGCTGCTTACATGTAAGAGTGAAGAAAAAAGGCTTTTAATTCAAAATGAGTTGGCTGGGAAAATTGTAGAGCAACAAAAAAAAGGGATGAAAACATGA
- a CDS encoding DNA ligase, whose product MKFLLLLLPLLLFGAKPKLLLLQTYKDQNISGWLVSEKLDGIRAYWDGKHLISRGGKIIHAPKWFLQEYPPFAIDGELWTKRGEFENISSIVRDRVPSAQWKRIKHCIFEVPNTKGGLLQRLEKVKPYEGKYISIIPQHTVKNKADLIKFLKTVEAKGGEGVVVRDPLAPYINKRTGKALKVKTFHDSECEVVAIIKGKGKYSTVLGALQCRLPNGTLFKIGSGFSDKERRNPPKTGDIVTFKYKEFTKYGKPRFPVFMRVRYEKKLSAKK is encoded by the coding sequence ATGAAATTTTTACTATTGCTATTACCATTGTTGCTTTTTGGAGCAAAGCCAAAGCTGTTACTCTTGCAAACCTATAAAGACCAAAATATCAGTGGTTGGCTTGTGAGTGAAAAGCTTGATGGCATACGGGCTTACTGGGATGGGAAGCATCTCATCAGTCGTGGTGGTAAAATAATTCATGCACCGAAATGGTTTTTGCAAGAGTATCCGCCGTTTGCCATTGATGGCGAGTTATGGACGAAAAGGGGTGAGTTTGAAAATATTTCGAGTATTGTGCGAGACAGAGTACCGAGTGCGCAATGGAAGAGAATAAAACACTGTATTTTTGAAGTGCCAAATACCAAAGGTGGGTTGTTGCAGCGACTGGAGAAGGTGAAACCCTATGAGGGAAAATATATCAGTATCATTCCTCAGCATACCGTAAAAAACAAAGCAGATTTGATAAAGTTTTTAAAAACAGTAGAAGCAAAAGGCGGAGAAGGTGTGGTTGTTCGTGACCCGCTTGCCCCATATATCAACAAAAGAACAGGCAAAGCATTAAAGGTAAAAACTTTTCATGACAGCGAATGTGAGGTAGTCGCCATCATAAAGGGCAAAGGAAAATACAGCACTGTTTTGGGTGCTTTGCAATGCAGGTTGCCAAACGGCACACTTTTTAAAATCGGTTCTGGATTTAGTGATAAAGAGAGAAGAAACCCGCCAAAAACAGGGGATATTGTCACTTTCAAATATAAAGAGTTTACAAAATACGGTAAACCGAGATTTCCTGTTTTTATGCGGGTACGGTATGAAAAAAAGCTATCTGCGAAAAAGTAA
- a CDS encoding ComEA family DNA-binding protein: MKFLAILAISTTLLLSAVDINNASKSELTTLSGIGAKKAEAVLAYRAKHCFKNVDDLTAVKGISTKTVEKNRAKLMVGKCKK; encoded by the coding sequence ATGAAATTTTTAGCTATATTAGCCATAAGTACTACACTGCTCTTGAGTGCAGTAGACATAAACAATGCAAGCAAATCAGAGTTGACAACACTCAGCGGCATCGGTGCGAAAAAAGCTGAAGCAGTTTTAGCCTATAGAGCAAAGCACTGTTTTAAAAATGTAGATGATTTAACAGCAGTCAAAGGCATAAGTACAAAAACCGTAGAAAAAAACAGAGCCAAGCTAATGGTAGGAAAGTGTAAAAAGTAA
- the mqnE gene encoding aminofutalosine synthase MqnE yields MNNRINFKDAVKLYERDLFELGELADEKRQELHGKKTYFNINRHINPTNVCADVCKFCAYSATRKNPNQYTMSHEEIMKIVDNIVAHDAKEVHIVSAHNPNVTLDWYLGVFKKIKEKYPALHVKALTAAEVDFLSRHHGLTYDEVLDLMIENGVDSMPGGGAEIFDEKVRDYICKGKVTSDQWFKIHRKWHERGKKSNVTMLFGHVESRENRIDHMMRIRELQDITGGFNAFIPLVYQTQNNYLNIDKPITANEILKTYAVARLVLDNVPNLKAYWVTSTVNLALVAQEFGANDLDGTIEKESINSAAGAASANGVDVKEFTGLIKNSGFTPVERDSVYNEIKVW; encoded by the coding sequence ATGAATAACAGAATAAATTTTAAAGATGCAGTAAAACTTTATGAAAGAGACCTTTTTGAACTCGGTGAACTTGCCGATGAAAAGCGTCAGGAGTTACACGGGAAAAAGACATATTTTAATATTAATCGGCATATAAACCCTACAAATGTCTGTGCAGATGTTTGTAAATTTTGTGCCTATTCGGCAACACGTAAAAATCCCAACCAGTACACAATGAGCCATGAAGAGATTATGAAAATTGTTGACAATATAGTGGCACATGACGCAAAAGAGGTACATATAGTTTCTGCCCACAATCCTAATGTGACGCTCGATTGGTATTTGGGTGTTTTTAAAAAAATAAAAGAGAAGTATCCAGCCTTACATGTAAAGGCATTGACTGCTGCAGAAGTGGACTTTTTGTCGCGTCATCATGGGCTTACATATGATGAAGTGCTTGACTTGATGATAGAAAACGGGGTAGATTCTATGCCCGGTGGCGGAGCGGAGATCTTTGATGAAAAGGTTAGAGATTACATCTGTAAAGGGAAAGTGACATCAGACCAGTGGTTTAAAATTCACAGAAAATGGCACGAACGCGGGAAAAAATCAAATGTCACAATGCTCTTTGGGCATGTAGAATCTCGTGAAAATCGCATAGACCATATGATGCGTATACGTGAACTGCAGGATATAACAGGCGGATTTAATGCATTTATACCGCTTGTCTATCAGACCCAAAACAATTACCTTAATATCGACAAACCGATTACGGCAAATGAAATACTTAAAACCTATGCTGTCGCAAGGCTGGTTCTTGACAATGTGCCGAATTTAAAAGCCTACTGGGTGACATCAACAGTCAATTTGGCACTTGTCGCGCAGGAATTCGGGGCAAATGATTTGGACGGTACGATAGAAAAAGAGTCCATCAACTCTGCAGCAGGAGCTGCGAGTGCCAACGGGGTGGATGTGAAAGAGTTTACAGGTTTGATAAAAAACAGTGGCTTTACACCTGTTGAGCGTGACAGTGTTTATAATGAGATCAAGGTCTGGTAG
- the lsrK gene encoding autoinducer-2 kinase, which translates to MAYLLAIDAGTGSIRAVLFDTQGKQIAAEQKEWTHLEEEGVADSMAFDFEKNWLLTCNCIKNVIQKTNIDAADILALSATSMREGIVLYDKNGKELWGVANVDARASKEVKYLKERFPEIEEEFYQKSGQTFALGALPRLLWLKNNRPELYEKVVNISMIGDWILARLSGVIAVDPSNGGTTGIFSLASRTWEKEMAQKVGIKEEIFPPVLETGTILGNVSEKVTDETGLSPLTKVVMGGGDVQLGSAGLGVVKEGDVAVLGGSFWQQVVNISSSIQPPKDMSIRVNPHVIEGLSQAEGITFFSGLVMRWFRDAFCQMEKEEAALVNKDVYEILEEKAQKVPAGSYNILPIFSDVMKYGKWYHASPSFLNLGLDAEKYNHISMFRSLEENAAIVSSINLEKIAAFGGVNIEEIVFAGGASKGKLWAQILADVTGCVVKIPKVTEATALGAAMAAGVGVGVYKNLQEAANSLVVWDKKYLPNEKNKEVYDNLKRKWQKAYEVQLKLVDDNITTSMWKAPGL; encoded by the coding sequence ATGGCATATCTTTTAGCAATAGATGCAGGTACTGGGAGCATTCGTGCTGTACTTTTTGATACACAGGGGAAGCAAATTGCCGCAGAACAAAAAGAGTGGACACATTTAGAAGAAGAGGGTGTGGCTGATTCCATGGCTTTTGACTTTGAAAAGAACTGGCTGCTTACATGTAACTGTATTAAAAATGTCATACAAAAAACAAACATTGATGCTGCAGATATTTTGGCACTCAGTGCTACGAGTATGCGTGAGGGAATTGTCCTGTACGACAAAAATGGCAAGGAACTCTGGGGCGTTGCCAATGTCGATGCCCGTGCCTCAAAAGAAGTAAAATATTTAAAAGAAAGATTTCCGGAAATTGAAGAAGAGTTTTACCAAAAAAGCGGACAAACCTTTGCACTTGGCGCCTTGCCTCGTTTGTTGTGGCTTAAAAACAACAGACCAGAACTTTATGAAAAAGTGGTAAATATTTCTATGATAGGCGACTGGATTTTGGCACGATTGAGCGGAGTGATAGCCGTTGATCCGAGTAATGGCGGAACTACAGGGATTTTTTCGCTTGCTTCGCGTACTTGGGAAAAAGAGATGGCACAAAAAGTCGGCATAAAAGAGGAAATATTTCCTCCTGTGTTGGAAACGGGAACGATTCTTGGCAATGTAAGCGAAAAAGTTACAGATGAGACAGGACTGAGCCCCTTGACGAAAGTTGTTATGGGCGGAGGTGATGTACAGCTTGGCTCTGCCGGACTCGGGGTTGTCAAGGAGGGTGATGTGGCAGTTCTTGGCGGAAGTTTTTGGCAACAGGTGGTCAATATTTCAAGCAGCATACAGCCTCCAAAAGATATGAGTATACGCGTAAATCCGCATGTCATAGAGGGGCTTTCTCAGGCGGAGGGCATAACATTTTTCTCAGGGCTGGTGATGCGCTGGTTTCGTGACGCTTTTTGTCAGATGGAAAAAGAAGAAGCCGCTTTGGTGAACAAAGATGTATATGAGATTTTGGAAGAAAAAGCACAGAAAGTTCCCGCAGGCTCTTATAATATTTTACCGATATTTTCCGATGTAATGAAATACGGCAAGTGGTACCATGCCTCACCGAGTTTTTTAAATCTCGGACTTGATGCTGAGAAATACAATCATATTTCGATGTTTCGAAGTTTGGAGGAAAATGCTGCTATTGTTTCAAGCATAAATTTGGAAAAAATAGCCGCATTTGGCGGGGTAAATATAGAAGAGATTGTCTTTGCAGGCGGGGCAAGCAAAGGAAAATTATGGGCGCAGATTCTAGCGGATGTAACAGGCTGTGTGGTAAAAATTCCTAAGGTAACAGAAGCCACGGCACTTGGCGCGGCAATGGCTGCCGGTGTCGGCGTGGGAGTGTATAAAAACCTGCAAGAAGCGGCAAACAGCTTGGTAGTCTGGGATAAAAAATACTTGCCAAATGAGAAGAATAAAGAAGTTTATGACAACTTAAAAAGAAAGTGGCAAAAAGCGTATGAAGTGCAATTAAAGCTAGTTGATGATAATATCACGACTTCAATGTGGAAAGCCCCCGGACTCTGA
- a CDS encoding ISAs1 family transposase: MATKTREKLAKKRSIRGYADQAQSNQLLKLFSEVTDYRKPQGKRHRLEHILYLSVLAGLMGATDYKQISIWIEKHIQKEQVKRLLGVEFILTPKKSLVSDVLAKVDSQEVEVVFRKWIRTYVDTRGKHLSVDGKVMNGSKYKDKRSIEVVGAVLSEIGVIIAHQQIAEKSNEIPALQAMIGELGDEFIFTFDAMNTQKNS; encoded by the coding sequence ATGGCAACAAAAACAAGAGAAAAATTAGCGAAAAAGCGTTCTATAAGAGGGTATGCAGATCAAGCCCAATCAAATCAACTTTTAAAATTGTTTTCAGAGGTGACAGACTATCGGAAACCTCAAGGTAAAAGACACCGACTAGAACATATTTTATATCTTTCAGTATTGGCTGGATTGATGGGAGCAACTGACTATAAGCAAATATCTATTTGGATAGAGAAGCATATTCAAAAAGAACAAGTTAAAAGATTATTAGGTGTAGAGTTTATATTAACACCAAAGAAAAGTTTGGTTTCTGATGTGTTAGCGAAAGTTGATAGCCAAGAAGTTGAAGTTGTTTTTAGGAAATGGATAAGAACCTATGTCGATACAAGAGGAAAGCACCTGAGCGTAGATGGCAAGGTTATGAATGGCAGCAAATACAAAGATAAGAGATCAATAGAAGTAGTTGGTGCTGTTTTATCTGAGATAGGGGTAATAATTGCTCATCAACAAATAGCAGAGAAGTCGAATGAAATACCTGCCCTTCAGGCTATGATAGGGGAATTGGGAGATGAATTTATCTTTACTTTTGATGCAATGAATACCCAAAAAAACTCTTGA